A genomic segment from Nitrospira sp. encodes:
- a CDS encoding Osmosensitive K+ channel histidine kinase KdpD — MDTQRPDPDALLRRVQADEADQARGKLKVFFGATAGVGKTYAMLQAAHEQLRDGIDVMIGWVETHGRAETEALVHGLPAVAPREVAYGGSKLRDFDLDAALSRRPQLLLMDELAHTNAPGSRHPKRWQDVRELLQAGINVFTTVNVQHLEALNDAVAQITGIRVSETVPDSILEQADDVELVDLPPDDLLQRLKDGKVYMPEQVQHALKHFFRKGNLIALREMALRRTAERVDQQMEVYRRDHAVVATWPAAETILVCVNLKSRGPMLVRAARKMAAGLHARWIAVYVQTSKHLRLPDLDRSQGVDTLRLAERMGAETTTLTGDDVSAQLLAYARSRNVTKIILGKPLRSRWKEWLFGSVVDDLIRGSGDIDIYVMSGEAGAGKPLVAGLLQRTSERRNYGYALGVVLACTALSWGMSPYFGQANLIMVYLFGVAVIATRWGRGPSALASLMSVAAFDFFFIPPYYSFAVSDVQYLLTFAVMLVVALLITRLASAKSRQAEAALIREQRTAALYAMSRELITQRGVDMLASVASRHIHDEFRCQVAVFLPDRDGRVHLHRGEALHFDLDPKESGISQWVFDHKEPAGHGTDTLSGSHSLYLPLLGAHGAVGVLAVRSARPAELLDPEQLHLLETFANQMASALERARLAEETQEAHVQAETERMRNAVLSSVSHDLRTPLATIVGASSALLSTARPLSSDSQQELVRSISDEAGRLDRLLKNLLDMTRLEAGAMQLRKEWHALDEVVGTALARVKSRIATHPVSTTFPDDLPLVLVDGVLIEQVLINLLENAVKYSPPASPIKVTALVKDGMVVTEVADRGPGIPQGEERRIFEKFYRLHPDREGGVGLGLTICQGIVESHGGRIWVDARHGGGSNFRFTLPIAPNRPTVEPEINEHDRAVT, encoded by the coding sequence ATGGATACCCAGCGGCCGGATCCCGATGCGTTGCTGAGGCGCGTGCAGGCTGACGAAGCCGATCAGGCGCGCGGCAAACTGAAAGTTTTTTTCGGTGCGACTGCAGGGGTCGGGAAAACCTATGCCATGTTGCAAGCGGCCCATGAACAGTTACGCGACGGCATCGACGTGATGATCGGTTGGGTTGAGACTCACGGTCGGGCCGAAACGGAAGCGCTGGTTCATGGATTGCCGGCTGTTGCTCCCAGGGAAGTGGCCTATGGAGGATCCAAGCTGCGTGATTTCGACCTCGACGCCGCCCTGTCGCGTCGGCCGCAGCTCCTGTTAATGGACGAATTGGCGCATACGAATGCCCCGGGTTCCAGGCATCCCAAGCGGTGGCAGGATGTGAGGGAACTCCTGCAAGCGGGCATCAACGTGTTTACGACCGTGAATGTGCAGCACCTCGAAGCCCTAAACGATGCCGTCGCTCAGATCACCGGCATACGCGTGAGTGAGACCGTACCGGATTCCATCCTCGAACAGGCCGACGATGTCGAATTGGTGGATCTTCCACCGGACGATCTGCTGCAACGGCTTAAAGACGGCAAGGTCTACATGCCGGAGCAGGTGCAGCATGCCCTCAAACATTTCTTTCGGAAGGGTAACCTGATCGCGCTGCGCGAGATGGCGTTGCGTCGAACAGCCGAGCGGGTCGATCAACAAATGGAGGTCTACCGCCGGGACCATGCCGTCGTCGCCACCTGGCCTGCCGCGGAAACCATCTTGGTCTGCGTGAACCTGAAATCCCGAGGGCCGATGTTGGTTCGCGCGGCCAGGAAGATGGCTGCCGGGCTTCATGCCAGGTGGATCGCCGTCTATGTGCAGACGTCCAAGCATCTGCGCTTGCCCGATCTCGATCGGAGTCAAGGTGTGGACACCCTACGGTTGGCCGAGCGCATGGGGGCGGAAACGACGACGTTGACCGGAGACGACGTGAGCGCGCAGCTGCTGGCCTATGCCCGAAGCCGCAACGTCACCAAGATTATCCTCGGAAAGCCGCTCCGGTCTCGTTGGAAAGAATGGCTGTTCGGGTCAGTCGTGGACGATCTCATTCGCGGCAGCGGGGACATCGATATTTATGTCATGAGCGGTGAAGCCGGTGCCGGGAAGCCCCTGGTGGCGGGACTGCTGCAACGGACCAGCGAACGGCGGAACTACGGGTATGCCTTGGGGGTCGTGCTGGCTTGCACAGCCTTGAGTTGGGGCATGTCTCCGTACTTCGGTCAGGCCAACCTGATCATGGTGTATCTGTTTGGAGTCGCCGTCATCGCCACGCGGTGGGGGCGAGGGCCCTCGGCATTGGCCTCATTGATGAGTGTCGCCGCCTTTGATTTCTTCTTTATTCCCCCCTATTATTCGTTCGCCGTTTCCGATGTGCAATACCTGCTGACCTTTGCGGTTATGCTCGTGGTGGCGCTTCTGATCACGCGACTCGCATCCGCCAAAAGCCGGCAGGCCGAGGCGGCCTTGATTCGTGAGCAACGAACCGCCGCGCTCTACGCCATGAGCAGAGAATTGATCACTCAGCGTGGGGTGGACATGCTGGCTTCTGTGGCGTCCCGCCATATTCATGACGAATTCCGTTGCCAGGTGGCGGTGTTTCTCCCTGATCGGGACGGGCGGGTGCATCTCCATCGGGGTGAGGCGCTGCATTTCGACCTGGACCCCAAGGAGTCTGGCATTTCCCAATGGGTCTTCGACCATAAAGAGCCTGCCGGTCACGGCACCGATACGCTTTCCGGCTCTCACTCACTGTATCTGCCGTTGTTAGGGGCCCATGGCGCGGTCGGTGTCCTGGCGGTGCGATCGGCAAGGCCGGCCGAATTGCTCGATCCGGAACAACTGCATCTACTCGAGACCTTCGCGAACCAGATGGCATCAGCGTTGGAACGCGCACGATTGGCAGAGGAAACACAAGAAGCACACGTGCAGGCTGAAACAGAGCGCATGCGCAACGCAGTGCTGAGCTCGGTCTCCCATGATCTGCGGACGCCGTTGGCCACGATTGTCGGCGCGAGCAGTGCGTTGCTGAGCACCGCCCGCCCGTTATCCAGTGATAGTCAGCAGGAACTGGTCAGGTCCATTAGCGATGAAGCGGGTCGACTGGATCGGTTGCTGAAGAATCTCCTCGATATGACCAGGCTGGAAGCAGGAGCCATGCAGCTGCGCAAGGAATGGCATGCGCTGGATGAAGTGGTCGGTACGGCATTGGCCCGCGTGAAATCGCGCATCGCGACGCATCCGGTGTCGACCACATTCCCGGACGATCTTCCTCTGGTGCTCGTGGACGGCGTCTTGATCGAACAAGTGCTGATCAATTTGTTGGAAAATGCCGTGAAATATTCTCCTCCGGCCTCACCCATCAAGGTGACAGCCCTGGTGAAGGATGGGATGGTTGTGACGGAAGTTGCGGATCGAGGGCCCGGTATTCCGCAAGGAGAAGAGCGGCGGATCTTCGAAAAATTTTATCGGCTCCATCCCGATCGGGAGGGTGGCGTCGGGTTGGGACTGACGATCTGCCAGGGGATTGTCGAGTCCCATGGCGGACGCATTTGGGTGGACGCCCGCCATGGCGGCGGATCGAATTTTCGCTTTACGCTCCCGATCGCGCCCAATCGGCCGACGGTCGAACCGGAAATCAACGAGCACGACCGCGCAGTCACCTAA
- a CDS encoding DNA-binding response regulator KdpE: MPSATTHEVTVLLIEDEAEIRRFLRATLPPYGYRLYEATSGAEGLAQASARNPDMILLDLGLPDMNGSAVIGKIRAWSNLPIIVLSARDQEHVKVEAFDLGADDYVTKPFGVEELLARMRAALRHAHRPEGSAVETVCTFGTLSVDVGRRQVFVSGTEIHLTPIEYKLLTTLVRYAGKVVTHRQLLKEVWGPLHVEEGHYLRVYMRQLRNKIEANPAQPRHLVTELGVGYRLRVE; this comes from the coding sequence ATGCCATCCGCCACGACCCATGAGGTGACGGTACTGCTCATCGAAGATGAAGCCGAAATTCGGCGATTTCTTCGCGCGACACTCCCGCCCTATGGCTATCGGCTCTACGAGGCGACCAGCGGTGCGGAAGGGTTGGCGCAAGCCTCAGCTCGGAATCCCGATATGATCTTGCTTGATCTCGGTCTTCCCGATATGAACGGCAGTGCGGTGATCGGGAAAATTCGTGCCTGGTCGAACCTGCCGATCATCGTGCTCTCCGCACGAGACCAAGAACACGTCAAAGTGGAGGCCTTCGATCTTGGCGCGGATGATTATGTGACGAAACCCTTTGGTGTGGAGGAGTTACTGGCCCGCATGCGCGCGGCCTTGCGGCATGCCCATCGCCCGGAGGGGAGCGCGGTCGAGACGGTCTGCACGTTCGGCACTCTGAGCGTGGATGTGGGCCGAAGGCAGGTGTTCGTCTCAGGAACGGAGATTCATCTCACGCCGATTGAGTATAAATTGCTGACGACGCTTGTCCGCTATGCCGGGAAAGTGGTGACCCATCGTCAGTTGCTCAAAGAAGTGTGGGGGCCTCTCCACGTAGAGGAAGGACACTATTTGCGTGTGTATATGCGTCAACTGAGGAATAAGATTGAAGCCAATCCCGCTCAGCCGCGTCATTTGGTGACGGAACTGGGTGTCGGGTATCGTCTTCGGGTGGAGTGA